From a region of the Paenibacillus segetis genome:
- a CDS encoding SDR family oxidoreductase, with translation MNSLVDQGNPRIALVTGANRGIGREIAYQLASKGLKVLIGSRDEDKGQHTVDEFRQEGLAVELQVVDVNDTESIKKMVEAVKQQYGRLDILVNNAGIILDHGVSVLNVEETVIKDTFETNYFGVLRMIQATVPLMKENRYGRIVNLSSGLGAFEVLTGLLGLKGSSSAYRTSKTMLNALTCLVAQEVADMGIKVNAVCPGRVQTDMGRATTSRQVDEGIPAPVTVAEGADTAVWLATLDEDGPNGGFFRERKPANW, from the coding sequence ATGAATAGCCTAGTGGATCAAGGGAATCCCCGAATTGCATTAGTCACAGGAGCCAACCGTGGTATAGGTAGGGAAATCGCATATCAATTGGCTTCAAAAGGGTTAAAAGTATTGATTGGTAGCAGAGACGAGGATAAGGGGCAACATACCGTTGATGAGTTCCGTCAAGAGGGATTAGCAGTTGAGTTACAAGTCGTTGATGTGAATGATACAGAAAGTATCAAAAAGATGGTAGAGGCAGTAAAACAACAATATGGTCGTCTAGATATATTGGTGAATAATGCCGGAATTATACTTGATCACGGAGTTTCTGTGTTGAATGTAGAAGAGACCGTGATAAAGGATACCTTTGAAACGAATTATTTTGGGGTATTAAGAATGATTCAAGCCACTGTTCCTTTAATGAAAGAAAATAGATATGGACGCATCGTCAATCTCTCATCAGGATTGGGAGCTTTTGAAGTACTTACGGGATTATTAGGACTTAAAGGATCATCATCTGCTTATCGTACCTCTAAGACTATGCTCAATGCTTTGACATGTTTGGTTGCACAAGAGGTTGCTGACATGGGTATAAAAGTTAACGCCGTCTGCCCTGGTAGAGTACAAACGGATATGGGAAGAGCAACAACTTCCAGACAAGTAGATGAAGGTATACCTGCTCCAGTGACGGTTGCTGAAGGAGCAGATACGGCTGTTTGGTTGGCTACACTGGATGAAGACGGTCCCAATGGCGGATTCTTTCGAGAACGTAAACCAGCAAATTGGTAG
- a CDS encoding MerR family transcriptional regulator, which translates to MEGVGSIHISELFRKTGVSLRSLRYYEEKAILKPARLDNGYREYDDSHIEQVKIIKLYFSLGLTTKEITDFFDCSFNQEIQHQCLPNAINVGERKLGEIKNQIDTLRKAESLLEENLSTWRKILSKGEEQNE; encoded by the coding sequence ATGGAAGGGGTTGGTAGTATTCATATTAGTGAATTATTCCGCAAGACAGGAGTAAGTCTTCGTTCATTGCGATATTATGAAGAAAAAGCCATATTGAAACCGGCCCGTCTGGATAATGGTTATCGTGAATATGATGACTCCCATATTGAGCAAGTAAAAATTATTAAACTGTATTTTAGCCTTGGTCTTACTACTAAGGAAATAACCGATTTCTTTGACTGTTCGTTTAATCAAGAAATTCAACATCAGTGCTTACCGAATGCCATAAATGTCGGTGAAAGGAAGCTTGGAGAAATCAAAAATCAAATAGACACTTTAAGAAAAGCAGAATCTCTCCTAGAAGAGAATCTATCAACTTGGAGGAAAATTTTGAGCAAAGGAGAGGAACAAAATGAATAG
- a CDS encoding aminoglycoside phosphotransferase family protein has translation MNIKFETLINALSRRFKRDIISAESQTMQLQGGTVGNVYLVIGIAETVDGEKLPYRIVLKIQKKWERYGDPGSWRREYDLYASDLGATFSDTFRWPTCYHAEMNTEENEFQLWLEYIDGVSGLDLSGDMYEQAALELGRYQGKLYAEQPAVLQSLTNLSHADFMKNTYLHYRSWPVVYDYIRSENCEFPQYVRQMLIDIDEHTDEILARIEKLPLVLCHRDFWVTNLIYADGKIALIDWDTSGWGYLGEDLASLIADEADIDHMVEYYQRCVPAYYKGFSEYADVSPIADHCVYELILLVFGYRLVEGYLHKEDDDEKMKCVHMLQKIYEMNSNPAQG, from the coding sequence ATGAATATTAAATTCGAAACTTTGATCAATGCCCTAAGCCGACGGTTCAAGAGGGACATCATCTCTGCCGAAAGCCAAACCATGCAGTTACAGGGTGGAACCGTGGGGAATGTGTACCTGGTAATAGGGATCGCCGAAACTGTGGATGGTGAAAAATTGCCGTATCGTATCGTGCTGAAAATCCAGAAGAAATGGGAGCGTTACGGCGATCCGGGTTCATGGCGCCGGGAATATGATCTCTATGCGTCTGACTTGGGAGCGACGTTCTCGGATACTTTCCGCTGGCCGACATGTTATCACGCCGAGATGAATACCGAAGAAAATGAATTCCAGCTGTGGCTAGAATATATCGATGGCGTAAGCGGTTTAGACTTAAGCGGTGACATGTATGAACAGGCCGCGCTGGAGTTAGGACGCTATCAAGGCAAGCTGTATGCGGAGCAGCCCGCTGTGCTGCAGAGCCTGACCAACCTGAGCCACGCGGATTTCATGAAGAATACGTATCTGCATTACCGATCATGGCCGGTCGTCTACGATTATATACGCTCGGAGAACTGCGAATTCCCGCAGTACGTGCGGCAAATGCTCATCGACATCGATGAGCACACAGACGAGATACTCGCCCGCATCGAAAAATTGCCCCTCGTGTTATGCCATCGGGACTTTTGGGTAACCAACCTGATCTATGCCGACGGGAAAATCGCGCTCATCGACTGGGATACATCCGGATGGGGTTACTTGGGGGAGGATCTCGCAAGCCTAATTGCGGATGAAGCGGATATCGATCACATGGTCGAATACTACCAGCGATGTGTTCCCGCGTATTACAAAGGCTTTTCGGAGTATGCGGATGTATCCCCTATCGCCGATCATTGCGTCTATGAGCTGATCCTTCTCGTTTTCGGCTACAGGCTCGTAGAGGGATATCTCCACAAAGAGGACGATGACGAAAAGATGAAGTGTGTCCATATGCTCCAAAAAATCTATGAAATGAATAGCAACCCTGCGCAGGGTTGA
- a CDS encoding UDP-glucose dehydrogenase family protein encodes MNIAVIGTGYVGLVSGVCYAQLGNHVICVDKDPHKIDMLNEGGIPIYEPGLKELAAANREEGRLAFTSDLPSAVIHSDIIILAVGTPPLPNGEANLDYINEAAIEVAKAMNGYKIITVKSTVPVGTNERLAQLIRSHTNMRFDSISLPEFLREGSAIQDTLQPDRIIIGTECQRATDIMVQLHKPLTEQIVVTDIRSAEMIKYASNAFLATKISFINEIANICEKVGADVTQVADGMGYDKRIGPSFLKAGIGYGGSCFPKDTSALIQIAGNVDYEFKLLRSVVEVNQDQRFNVIRKLKSIFDGELRGKVIAIWGLAFKPNTDDVRDSPALEIIQYLVDHGVIVKAYDPVAMHSFQSLFGKGDVIWCNDALETAQDADALCLLTEWEEFASVDLLELQEVLNQPILIDGRNVFDEEDVIGTDFIYYSVGRPNLNQGVREKVPVL; translated from the coding sequence GTGAACATTGCGGTGATCGGAACGGGATATGTTGGGCTCGTATCAGGTGTTTGTTATGCGCAGTTAGGTAATCATGTGATCTGTGTAGATAAGGACCCTCACAAAATTGATATGTTAAATGAGGGTGGCATTCCTATTTATGAGCCAGGACTGAAAGAATTGGCTGCAGCCAACCGCGAGGAAGGTAGACTTGCATTTACTTCTGATTTACCTAGTGCTGTCATCCATTCAGACATTATCATACTTGCTGTAGGGACCCCTCCACTACCCAATGGTGAGGCAAATCTGGACTATATCAATGAAGCGGCAATTGAAGTCGCAAAGGCGATGAATGGCTATAAGATCATTACCGTGAAAAGCACGGTGCCCGTGGGGACGAATGAGCGGTTAGCCCAATTAATACGGTCGCACACAAATATGAGGTTTGATAGCATTTCATTGCCTGAATTTTTGCGAGAAGGTTCAGCAATTCAGGATACGCTCCAACCTGACCGAATTATTATCGGAACGGAATGCCAAAGGGCAACAGACATCATGGTTCAGCTACATAAGCCGCTGACAGAGCAGATCGTCGTAACGGATATTCGGAGTGCCGAAATGATTAAATACGCATCCAATGCATTTCTAGCAACGAAGATTTCGTTCATTAATGAGATTGCTAACATTTGTGAAAAGGTTGGAGCAGATGTTACTCAGGTGGCAGATGGAATGGGCTATGACAAACGAATCGGTCCATCATTTTTGAAGGCGGGAATTGGCTATGGTGGATCTTGTTTTCCCAAGGATACAAGTGCACTTATACAAATTGCCGGAAATGTGGATTACGAATTCAAGCTACTTCGCTCGGTTGTGGAAGTAAATCAGGATCAACGATTCAATGTAATACGGAAGCTCAAGAGTATTTTTGATGGCGAACTGCGAGGAAAGGTTATTGCGATATGGGGATTGGCATTCAAACCGAATACCGATGACGTTCGCGATTCACCAGCCTTGGAAATCATTCAATATTTGGTTGATCACGGAGTCATAGTAAAGGCCTATGATCCTGTTGCAATGCATAGTTTTCAATCTCTATTCGGAAAGGGGGATGTGATTTGGTGTAATGATGCACTGGAGACGGCTCAAGATGCCGATGCCCTCTGTTTACTGACAGAATGGGAAGAGTTTGCATCTGTTGATCTTTTGGAGCTGCAAGAAGTGTTGAATCAACCTATTTTAATCGATGGGCGAAATGTGTTTGATGAAGAGGATGTCATAGGAACTGATTTTATTTATTATTCAGTCGGTCGCCCTAACTTAAATCAAGGCGTGAGGGAAAAAGTACCTGTGCTGTAA
- a CDS encoding sugar phosphate nucleotidyltransferase, which translates to MKIVLLSGGSGKRLWPLSNESRSKQFLKVLENDVGERESMVQRVWRQIANAGLSEHAYIGTSKAQVEMIHSQLGHEIEIIVEPERRDTFPAIALAATYLYSLQNVSLNETIVVMPVDPYVDEAFFHKTKELDEVLNESGADLALMGVKPTYPSEKYGYIVPNHGTQGNEPFVTVHSFKEKPREEEAVAMIEQAALWNCGVFAFKLNFLIDILIANDFPIQFDEMSRQYGKMPKNSFDYEVVEKASRIVALPFEGDWKDLGTWNTLTEQIETSLIGNGIMSGDCHNTHVINELDIPITLLNLPNVVVAASPDGILVSDKASSPMIKEVMKHSDQRPMYEERRWGRYRVLDYLKYPDGKEVLTKRICVAQGQNLSYQYHLLRDEVWTVVAGNGEMVLDGRHFPVKSGDVLVISRDSRHSLRAMTEMDIIEVQTGSELIEEDIVRLAFDWNEIMQLKEPISIRSDRE; encoded by the coding sequence CCGCTCTCGAATGAATCGCGCTCCAAACAGTTTTTGAAGGTGCTTGAGAATGACGTGGGTGAACGGGAATCGATGGTGCAGAGGGTATGGAGGCAAATTGCGAATGCAGGCCTTAGCGAACATGCTTACATTGGGACAAGTAAAGCTCAGGTAGAAATGATTCATAGCCAGCTGGGACACGAGATAGAGATCATCGTCGAGCCAGAGCGAAGGGATACCTTCCCGGCTATCGCACTGGCTGCAACTTATTTATATTCGCTGCAAAACGTGAGTTTGAATGAGACCATCGTGGTCATGCCTGTTGATCCCTACGTCGACGAGGCATTTTTTCACAAAACAAAAGAGCTGGATGAGGTACTTAACGAATCGGGCGCCGATTTGGCGCTCATGGGAGTTAAACCAACTTATCCTTCTGAGAAGTATGGATATATCGTACCCAACCACGGTACACAAGGTAACGAGCCTTTTGTAACCGTGCATAGTTTTAAAGAGAAACCCCGCGAGGAAGAAGCGGTAGCCATGATTGAACAGGCTGCGCTTTGGAACTGCGGTGTTTTTGCTTTTAAGCTGAATTTTTTGATTGATATTCTGATTGCAAATGACTTTCCTATACAGTTCGATGAGATGTCGAGACAATATGGCAAAATGCCAAAGAACAGCTTTGATTATGAGGTTGTGGAGAAGGCAAGTCGTATTGTTGCGCTTCCCTTTGAAGGTGATTGGAAGGATCTCGGTACATGGAATACGTTGACTGAGCAAATCGAAACCTCGCTCATTGGCAATGGAATTATGAGTGGTGATTGTCACAACACACATGTAATTAATGAACTTGATATCCCGATTACATTGCTTAATTTGCCTAATGTAGTTGTAGCGGCAAGTCCCGATGGCATCTTAGTATCGGACAAGGCATCAAGCCCCATGATCAAAGAGGTTATGAAACATTCAGATCAGCGCCCGATGTACGAGGAGCGACGGTGGGGACGGTACCGGGTGCTCGATTATTTGAAATATCCAGATGGAAAAGAAGTTCTAACCAAGCGAATCTGTGTTGCACAGGGTCAGAACTTAAGTTACCAATATCATCTGTTGAGGGATGAAGTATGGACTGTCGTTGCGGGTAACGGAGAGATGGTGTTAGACGGCAGACATTTTCCAGTGAAATCAGGAGATGTCTTAGTCATATCAAGAGATAGTAGGCATAGCTTACGGGCCATGACAGAAATGGACATTATCGAAGTACAGACCGGAAGTGAGCTTATAGAAGAGGATATCGTAAGGCTTGCTTTTGATTGGAACGAGATTATGCAGCTTAAAGAACCGATTTCAATAAGGAGTGATCGAGAGTGA
- a CDS encoding dihydrodipicolinate synthase family protein: MISNPFLSYSIAMVTPFKEDGSLDKRGIQELMSYYVSKQIPALLISGSTGEQHSMTVQERIELYHEANRLAQGKLLLYGGVASTVTKDAVRLALEAEYANLSAIMLGFPPYIRPSQDEVYHYVKAVCDATNLPIMLYNNPARNGFNLEVETLLRLVHDFPQIVALKEAGDPDHVMTTKTQLGKHFKILSGSDVSIVDYYEKGYEGITSVMGNILPDEMRLVVKLLDDHNIEQATIELGKMNEQMNLIFQIGAIKTIKFILSDQGINAGYCREPLGKLTLQEQQLVHRTFLG; the protein is encoded by the coding sequence ATGATATCAAATCCTTTTTTATCTTATAGTATTGCCATGGTTACTCCATTTAAGGAAGACGGCTCTTTAGACAAGAGAGGTATTCAAGAGCTGATGAGTTACTATGTGAGTAAGCAGATTCCTGCTCTTCTTATTAGTGGTTCAACGGGTGAACAGCACTCGATGACAGTTCAGGAAAGAATTGAATTGTATCACGAAGCCAATCGTCTTGCGCAGGGTAAGCTTCTTCTGTATGGAGGAGTTGCCTCTACAGTGACGAAAGATGCAGTTAGACTGGCGCTTGAAGCGGAGTACGCGAATTTATCAGCAATTATGCTAGGATTTCCACCTTACATTAGGCCATCTCAAGATGAAGTTTATCATTACGTCAAAGCGGTATGTGATGCTACCAATCTGCCTATCATGCTGTATAATAACCCAGCTCGAAACGGGTTTAATCTGGAAGTAGAAACCTTGCTAAGATTAGTTCATGATTTTCCACAGATCGTAGCTCTTAAGGAAGCAGGCGACCCGGATCATGTGATGACGACCAAAACTCAGCTAGGGAAGCACTTCAAAATTCTTTCGGGATCGGATGTTTCAATTGTCGATTATTATGAGAAAGGTTACGAAGGGATCACGAGTGTCATGGGAAATATTTTACCTGATGAAATGCGACTCGTTGTAAAACTGCTTGATGATCACAATATAGAACAAGCGACAATAGAGTTGGGAAAAATGAATGAACAAATGAACCTCATTTTCCAGATAGGCGCGATAAAAACAATTAAATTTATATTATCAGACCAAGGTATAAACGCTGGATATTGTAGAGAACCGTTAGGGAAATTAACCTTGCAGGAGCAACAACTGGTGCATAGAACATTTTTAGGTTGA
- the htpG gene encoding molecular chaperone HtpG: MEKKQFQAESKRLLEMMINSIYTQKEIFLRELISNASDAIDKIYYRALTDETLAFDSESYYIKVSADKAARTLTIRDTGIGMTQEELENNLGVIAKSGSLAFKKENESKDGHDIIGQFGVGFYSAFMVADVVTVTSKALGSDVAYKWESTGTDGYTIEPTDKDSVGTEIVLKIKENTEDESYDEYLEEYRLKSIIKKYSDFIRYPIKMDVTGQRLKEGSESEFEDYQEEQHVNSMVPIWRKNKNELTNEDYEKFYAEKHYGFDKPLKHIHISADGAVVYQAILFIPENMPFDFYSKEYEKGLELYSNGVLIMNKCADLLPDYFSFVKGMVDSESLSLNISREMLQHDRQLKMIAKNISSKIKSQLLSLLKDEREKYEQFYKSFGRQLKYGIYSDYGTHREELQDLIMFYSSKEKKQVTLDEYVSRMPEDQKYIYYASGESNERIEKLPQTELVSDKGYEILYFTDDIDEFAIKMIMTYKDKEFKSVSSGDLGIEADENSNNSESEENDTKELFEYMKTLLADKVTNVRASKRLKSHPVCFSTDGEVTIEMEKILNAMPNNPDVKANKVLEINVNHNVFQSLKDSFDKDKEKFGLYTALLYNQALLIEGLPLQDPVEFTNDICKIMV, encoded by the coding sequence TTGGAAAAGAAGCAGTTTCAAGCCGAATCTAAACGATTACTAGAAATGATGATTAATTCCATTTATACTCAAAAAGAAATTTTTCTAAGAGAACTCATTTCCAATGCCAGCGACGCCATCGATAAGATCTATTACAGAGCTTTAACGGATGAGACGTTGGCCTTTGACAGTGAAAGTTATTATATTAAGGTTAGCGCCGACAAGGCGGCTAGAACTTTAACCATTCGAGATACCGGGATTGGGATGACCCAAGAAGAGCTAGAGAATAATCTGGGGGTCATTGCTAAGAGCGGTTCTTTGGCGTTCAAAAAAGAGAACGAGTCAAAAGATGGACATGATATCATCGGTCAATTTGGCGTTGGTTTCTATTCTGCTTTTATGGTAGCTGATGTTGTTACCGTAACAAGTAAGGCGCTCGGTAGCGATGTTGCTTACAAATGGGAATCCACAGGGACTGACGGATATACAATTGAGCCAACAGATAAGGATTCGGTCGGTACTGAGATTGTACTGAAGATTAAAGAGAACACAGAAGATGAATCCTATGATGAATATTTAGAAGAGTATCGCTTGAAATCCATTATTAAGAAATATTCTGATTTCATCAGATACCCAATTAAGATGGATGTCACCGGACAAAGATTGAAAGAAGGCAGCGAAAGCGAATTTGAAGATTACCAAGAAGAACAGCATGTGAACAGCATGGTTCCGATTTGGAGAAAAAATAAGAACGAGCTTACTAATGAGGATTACGAGAAGTTCTATGCAGAGAAACACTATGGCTTCGATAAGCCGCTTAAGCATATTCATATCAGTGCTGATGGTGCGGTAGTGTACCAAGCAATCTTGTTTATCCCTGAGAATATGCCGTTTGATTTTTACTCCAAGGAATATGAGAAAGGTTTGGAGCTATACTCGAACGGTGTACTCATCATGAATAAATGCGCTGACTTACTACCGGATTATTTTAGCTTTGTAAAAGGTATGGTCGATTCAGAGAGCTTGTCCCTTAACATATCGCGCGAAATGTTACAGCATGACCGGCAATTAAAGATGATTGCGAAGAACATTTCTAGCAAGATCAAGAGCCAGTTGCTTAGCTTGTTAAAGGATGAAAGAGAAAAATATGAGCAGTTCTATAAATCCTTTGGAAGACAACTGAAATATGGAATTTACAGCGATTATGGAACGCATCGCGAGGAATTGCAGGATCTCATCATGTTCTACTCCTCGAAAGAGAAGAAACAAGTTACTTTAGATGAATATGTATCGAGAATGCCAGAAGATCAAAAGTACATCTACTATGCTTCCGGTGAATCGAATGAGCGCATTGAGAAGCTTCCACAGACGGAGCTTGTTTCTGACAAAGGCTATGAGATCCTCTACTTTACCGATGATATTGATGAGTTTGCGATCAAAATGATCATGACTTACAAGGATAAAGAATTCAAATCCGTATCAAGTGGTGATTTAGGAATCGAAGCGGATGAGAATTCGAATAATTCCGAATCGGAAGAGAACGATACGAAAGAGCTTTTTGAGTATATGAAAACTCTATTGGCCGATAAAGTAACAAATGTAAGAGCATCCAAGCGTTTAAAGAGTCATCCCGTATGTTTCTCTACAGATGGTGAAGTAACGATCGAGATGGAGAAAATCCTAAATGCGATGCCTAACAACCCGGATGTGAAAGCTAACAAGGTACTTGAGATCAATGTGAATCATAACGTGTTCCAATCGTTAAAGGATTCCTTTGATAAGGATAAAGAGAAGTTCGGCTTATACACAGCTCTCTTGTACAATCAAGCTCTACTGATTGAAGGATTGCCATTACAAGATCCTGTTGAATTTACAAATGATATTTGTAAGATCATGGTGTAA
- a CDS encoding patatin-like phospholipase family protein gives MPSLILEGGTLRPIFSSGVMDALLDQDLMFPYCIGVSAGISNGFSYISKQKRRNLEIMEKYRNDNRYIGYQNFLRCRSLFGLDFVFGEIPAKLIPFDVEAFQSYNGQLLVGVTNAKTGMPEYINGMDIDEQWTMLRATCALPVFFPAIEMNGSKYYDGGLCDPIPIRKAIADGNDKHLIILTQPKGYAKQFSKKNAVIGKLFKRKYPLLEEILLTRHERYNETVKFCEQLEQEGKAIIIRPEHALDSFEKDINKLRESCQHGYDLAMDNMNDIRKLFA, from the coding sequence ATGCCAAGCTTAATTTTGGAAGGAGGAACCTTACGTCCTATATTTAGTTCGGGTGTAATGGATGCTCTGCTAGATCAGGATTTAATGTTCCCGTATTGTATTGGTGTTTCTGCAGGAATCAGCAATGGATTCTCCTATATTTCCAAGCAAAAGCGCAGAAATCTTGAGATCATGGAAAAATACCGTAATGATAACCGGTACATTGGCTACCAAAATTTCCTGCGCTGCCGCAGTCTGTTTGGACTCGATTTCGTATTTGGAGAAATTCCTGCCAAATTGATTCCTTTTGATGTAGAAGCTTTTCAAAGCTATAACGGACAACTTCTGGTTGGAGTCACCAATGCTAAGACGGGAATGCCTGAGTATATTAATGGAATGGATATAGATGAACAATGGACGATGCTGCGTGCCACATGCGCTCTTCCCGTATTTTTCCCTGCGATTGAAATGAATGGTTCCAAATATTACGATGGGGGATTGTGCGATCCGATTCCAATACGCAAAGCGATTGCAGATGGTAATGATAAGCATCTGATCATCCTAACCCAACCCAAGGGTTATGCTAAACAATTCAGCAAAAAAAATGCAGTTATCGGCAAGCTATTTAAACGCAAATATCCTCTGCTTGAGGAAATTTTGTTAACTCGTCACGAACGATATAATGAAACGGTAAAATTTTGTGAACAGCTTGAGCAAGAAGGTAAAGCTATTATCATTCGCCCGGAACATGCTCTTGATAGCTTTGAGAAAGATATCAACAAACTGCGAGAGTCCTGCCAGCATGGCTACGACTTAGCTATGGACAATATGAACGATATACGTAAGTTATTTGCTTAA
- a CDS encoding AraC family transcriptional regulator, which produces MKPSFPSSIQRDHIHLPTQFPMMVSTSQGVSPSFQRLHWHRALEINWITRGSGIYIINGREYPFGEGDLFLIDSDDLHRAYEGKDLEMVIVMFEPTLLVSEQRYDHEILRPFRSTGTHFSNQISHKHQSSKRLTKYIADMQREYKAAERGYSSALHGLLLLFLTDINRCFKNEEGEKLRANTKHLEQIRNVIGVMESQVSYPWTLKELANLVHLSPSRFSALFNTVVGTSPMNYLVQLRLEHAVEMLEQGEQSILNIAEASGFRNLSNFNRLFLQHMGVSPTGHLRRIRGGT; this is translated from the coding sequence ATGAAACCGTCATTTCCTTCATCTATACAACGTGATCATATTCATCTTCCTACTCAGTTTCCGATGATGGTATCGACATCCCAAGGGGTAAGTCCCTCTTTTCAGAGATTGCATTGGCATCGAGCGCTGGAGATTAACTGGATCACGAGAGGGAGTGGAATATATATTATTAACGGCAGAGAATATCCCTTTGGAGAAGGGGATCTATTCTTAATCGATTCCGATGATTTGCATCGAGCGTATGAAGGTAAGGACCTGGAAATGGTCATTGTGATGTTTGAACCGACACTGCTAGTCTCGGAACAACGGTATGATCACGAAATCTTACGTCCTTTTCGAAGTACGGGTACACACTTCTCTAATCAAATTTCTCATAAGCACCAAAGTAGCAAAAGACTAACTAAATATATTGCTGATATGCAACGGGAATATAAAGCTGCTGAGCGTGGTTATAGTTCGGCGCTTCACGGGTTATTACTGCTGTTCCTGACAGATATAAATCGTTGTTTCAAGAATGAGGAAGGCGAGAAGCTGCGCGCGAATACCAAACATTTGGAGCAGATTCGAAATGTGATTGGTGTTATGGAGTCGCAGGTTTCATATCCGTGGACGTTGAAAGAACTTGCTAATCTGGTGCATTTAAGTCCATCTCGATTTAGTGCCCTTTTTAACACGGTGGTTGGTACCTCGCCGATGAATTATTTAGTACAACTACGTCTGGAGCATGCAGTAGAGATGCTGGAACAGGGAGAACAGAGCATTCTCAACATTGCTGAAGCAAGTGGATTTCGTAATTTATCAAATTTTAATCGTTTATTTCTACAGCATATGGGGGTATCTCCGACAGGTCACCTTCGGCGGATAAGAGGTGGAACCTAA
- a CDS encoding helix-turn-helix domain-containing protein, which produces MFAKRLKQLRKRRKLTMQEVADYVGVAKSTYAGYESGYREPTLESIQTIARKLHTSADYLLGLTDYPEPSAELNHNAKEYLNYEQLHWDGVPLEKDDVELIRILLERVLRDRNFPKDE; this is translated from the coding sequence ATGTTCGCGAAGCGACTGAAGCAGTTGCGTAAACGGAGAAAATTGACCATGCAGGAAGTGGCTGATTACGTTGGGGTTGCAAAGAGCACTTATGCTGGATATGAATCTGGATACCGTGAGCCAACTTTGGAATCCATTCAGACGATAGCTCGAAAACTGCATACTTCTGCGGATTACCTTCTTGGGCTCACCGATTATCCTGAACCATCAGCAGAACTTAATCATAATGCAAAAGAATATCTAAATTACGAGCAGCTTCATTGGGACGGGGTTCCTTTGGAAAAAGACGATGTAGAATTAATTCGTATTTTACTTGAACGAGTACTCCGTGACCGAAACTTTCCAAAGGATGAATGA